Part of the Paeniglutamicibacter sulfureus genome, CTCAGGATGGAGGTGACCACGATGTACCAGATGCTGGCCACCATGAGCAGCGGGATGGTCTCGAAGTTCCGCGCGTAGATGACCTGCGCGGAGTAGAGCAGCTCGGGAACCGAGATCACCGAGACCAGCGCTGTGGTCTTGAGCATGCCGATGGTTTCGTTGCCGGTGGGCGGGATGATCACCCGCATTGCCTGGGGCAGGATGATCCGCCGCATGGTCTGCAGCCGGTTGATGCCCAGGGCGCCTGCGGCCTCCGACTGGCCGTGCTCCACCGAGAGGATGCCGGCCCGCACGATCTCGGACATGTATGCCGCTTGGTTCAGGCCCAGGCCCAGGATCGCGGCGGTGAGCGGGGTGATGATCGCGTTCGCATCCAGGTCCACCCCGGGGATGCCGAAGGTGATCGAGGGATAGAGCGCGGCCAGGTTGTACCAAAAGAGCAGCTGGACAAGCACCGGGGTGCCGCGGAAGAAGTTCACGTAGGCGAAGGCCGCGGTGCGCACCACCGGGTTCGCCGAGATCCGCATGACGGCCAGCACCACCCCCAGAACGATGCCGATGAGCATGCAGATGGCGGTCAGTTCCAGGGTGATGCCGATGCCGCGCACGATGGAGACGTCTCGGATGTACATCCCTACGGTTTCCCACCCGAAATTCGGGTTGGTGACCACCGAGCGGGCAAGTAGCAATCCCAGGAACAGGATCACTGCGGCGGATAGCCATCGCCCCGGGTGCCGGGCCTTGACGATGGAGTATTCGTCACCCAACGCCGCGGTCTTCTTGGGTTCGGTCATGAGGGTCATGGCGTGGACCTTCCGCTACTTCAGCACGACGTCGGCGACGGTGATTTCGGTGCTTTCCGGCAGCCCCCACTTGGTGTTGATCTCTTGGTAGGCCGGGGATTCAAGTACAGCGGTAGTGGCGGCCTGGATGGCCGGCAGCAATTCACTCTTCTTGCCCAACGCCGTGCCTGTCAGCTCGGGCTCGTAGTCCGGGCCGGCGGCGACCTCGAACTTCCCGCCCGCAAGCTTTCCCTGGTAGGCCAGGGACACCGAGTCGGCCATGACGCCCTGGACCCGGCCCGAGGTCAGTGCAAGATTCGCGTCGTTCTGCGTGGGGAAGAACTGCATGTCGATCGCCGCGTCCCCGGCCTTGGTGCACGACTTGGAGAACGCCGGCAGGATGTCCAGGGATTGGATCGAGCCCTTCTGCGCGGCGATCGCTTTGCCGCACAGGGAGGCCGCGTCCACGCTCAGCCCCTGCGGGTTGCCCGGGGCCACGGCCAGGCCGGTTCCGCCCTGCAGGTAGGGAACGAAGTCCACGACCTTGCGGCGTTCCTCCGTCACGCTGAAAGTGGACATGCCCAGGTCGTACTTGCCGGAGGCCAGGCCCGGAAGGATGGTGTCGAAGGTCGCCGGTACGTGTTCGACCTCCAGGCCGAGGACCGCACCGATGGCATCGCCCATGTCGGCGTCCCACCCGATCAGGGTTTTGTTGTCGGTGTCGTAGAACTCGAACGGCGGGTAGGTCGGGTCAGAGGCGATGCGCAGCACGCCCGCCTCGCGGATCTCCTCCGGCAGCAGGGCGCGGGCGGCATCGTTGACGCCCAGTGCCGCGGTGGAGGCCGAACCCGACGCCGGGGCACCGGCACCTTGGGGTGCTTCGGCCTGCGAGACCGTGGTGCAACCGGTGGCGGCAAGGGCAATGAAAAGTCCGCCTGCGAACAGACGTGCGGTGTTTTTCTTCAACATGGCGAGTCGTTCCTTCATGGGTTTCCGTGCGGAAAGGGGCACGGGTCGGGTGAGGATCACTTGATGGTGGAGATGTCGATCGGTGGAGCGATGTACAGCAGGTGGGAGCCGGCCGTGACCAGGGTGGGACGGCGAAGGATTGCGACAACGCCGGAGGCTCGGGCGGCAAAGC contains:
- a CDS encoding amino acid ABC transporter permease, with protein sequence MTLMTEPKKTAALGDEYSIVKARHPGRWLSAAVILFLGLLLARSVVTNPNFGWETVGMYIRDVSIVRGIGITLELTAICMLIGIVLGVVLAVMRISANPVVRTAAFAYVNFFRGTPVLVQLLFWYNLAALYPSITFGIPGVDLDANAIITPLTAAILGLGLNQAAYMSEIVRAGILSVEHGQSEAAGALGINRLQTMRRIILPQAMRVIIPPTGNETIGMLKTTALVSVISVPELLYSAQVIYARNFETIPLLMVASIWYIVVTSILSVGQFYLERHYAKGGQRSLPPTPWQQLKRFVRVHDPLTGKGARK
- a CDS encoding ABC transporter substrate-binding protein: MLKKNTARLFAGGLFIALAATGCTTVSQAEAPQGAGAPASGSASTAALGVNDAARALLPEEIREAGVLRIASDPTYPPFEFYDTDNKTLIGWDADMGDAIGAVLGLEVEHVPATFDTILPGLASGKYDLGMSTFSVTEERRKVVDFVPYLQGGTGLAVAPGNPQGLSVDAASLCGKAIAAQKGSIQSLDILPAFSKSCTKAGDAAIDMQFFPTQNDANLALTSGRVQGVMADSVSLAYQGKLAGGKFEVAAGPDYEPELTGTALGKKSELLPAIQAATTAVLESPAYQEINTKWGLPESTEITVADVVLK